The proteins below come from a single Acidobacteriota bacterium genomic window:
- a CDS encoding enoyl-CoA hydratase/isomerase family protein has product MTTEFSRIRYQVEAPLATILLNRPDKRNALDDQTLHELRTAVAVAGADPAVRVVLLKGAGKDFCAGADLSALEKIAQAGTLENISDAEGFMQLFIQMRYLSKPIVAQVTGRALAGGCGLASACDVILAAESAQFGYPEVKIGFIPAMVMAILRRNISEKRAFDWMAIGDPLSAQEAANYGLVTHVYPDAEFETRALAYVTTLASRSASALYLMKRLLYHMDGMTFESAVRSGVDGNVLSRSTEDCQAGVAKFLKKN; this is encoded by the coding sequence ATGACTACCGAATTTTCACGCATCCGCTATCAAGTCGAGGCACCGCTGGCAACGATTCTGCTCAATCGTCCTGACAAACGAAACGCTTTGGATGATCAGACACTCCACGAACTACGAACGGCAGTTGCCGTTGCCGGGGCTGATCCGGCAGTGCGGGTGGTTCTTTTGAAAGGCGCCGGAAAAGATTTTTGCGCTGGCGCCGATTTATCAGCCCTTGAAAAAATTGCCCAGGCTGGAACACTTGAAAATATCAGCGATGCCGAAGGCTTTATGCAGCTTTTTATCCAGATGCGATATCTATCCAAGCCGATTGTTGCTCAGGTGACAGGCCGGGCCCTGGCCGGAGGATGCGGACTGGCATCGGCCTGTGATGTCATTTTAGCGGCTGAAAGCGCTCAGTTTGGCTATCCAGAAGTCAAAATTGGGTTTATTCCAGCCATGGTGATGGCGATTTTACGCCGCAATATCAGCGAGAAACGGGCGTTTGACTGGATGGCGATTGGCGACCCACTTTCAGCCCAGGAAGCAGCAAATTATGGACTGGTCACTCACGTCTATCCAGATGCTGAATTTGAAACCAGAGCCCTGGCATACGTCACCACACTGGCGTCACGGAGTGCATCAGCCCTTTATTTAATGAAGCGCCTGCTCTATCACATGGATGGAATGACGTTTGAATCAGCAGTTCGAAGCGGCGTTGACGGAAATGTGCTCAGTCGAAGCACTGAAGATTGTCAGGCTGGGGTCGCCAAGTTTCTCAAGAAGAACTGA
- a CDS encoding alkaline phosphatase family protein produces the protein MINSVSPSTSPSHTIGSRIFATSAHLRRYLLIWVCLVLIWPGLAVAAQKRTPRPLPAKSAGPPKLILLIVVDQFRPDYLTRFGDLFGTGGFRRMLNQGAYFTSSHYLHACTYTACGHSVLLSGSIPAITGIIGNEWVDRESGFKVTSVSDADYVGVPEGRGASPRKMMSTTIGDQLRLQNNFRSRAIGISLKDRSAILPAGKSANAAYWFDTAKGQMQTSSYYLPQLPAWVKAFNDQKIPFGYFGKTWDRLLPHSEYARSDQDNAPYETGLSGVKTFPHVINGGGTQAGPKFYDDFTRTPWANDYLVDFAELAIENEHLGEDEYPDLLSVSFSANDIMGHAFGPYSQEMQDMVIRTDRTLERFFQIIDQRVGLANTLVVFSADHGVAPVPEYAQAKKLGGGRVSKKALYEIISQTLNGKYGDAPWIAGSSNESIYLNQEVIKSKGLNRLEVERVAGEAAMNIPGVATYFTRTQLINGPQPANDLSQRVAAAFNPQRSGDVYLIAQPYFFFEEDYFLATTHGSPYSYDTHVPVILMGKGLRPGQYPALSSPSDIAPTLAEILGIEPPSGSVGRVLTEALEPTVAPSKKKK, from the coding sequence ATGATCAATTCTGTTTCTCCCTCCACATCACCATCACATACAATCGGCTCCCGCATTTTTGCTACTTCTGCCCACCTTCGGCGATATCTGTTGATCTGGGTTTGTCTGGTTCTGATTTGGCCAGGTTTGGCCGTTGCGGCACAAAAACGAACCCCACGTCCTTTGCCAGCCAAATCAGCCGGTCCACCCAAACTAATTCTCTTAATTGTGGTTGACCAGTTTCGCCCCGATTACCTGACCCGGTTTGGAGACTTGTTTGGAACGGGTGGATTTCGACGGATGCTCAATCAGGGAGCCTATTTTACGTCGTCGCATTACCTGCACGCCTGCACCTATACCGCCTGTGGACATTCAGTTTTGCTTTCTGGATCAATTCCGGCCATTACAGGAATTATTGGGAATGAATGGGTGGACCGCGAATCAGGCTTTAAGGTCACCAGCGTGAGTGATGCCGATTATGTTGGCGTTCCCGAAGGCCGCGGCGCCAGCCCACGGAAAATGATGAGTACAACGATTGGTGACCAACTCCGCCTGCAGAACAATTTTCGGTCACGGGCAATTGGGATTTCGCTCAAGGATCGGAGCGCAATTCTTCCCGCGGGAAAAAGTGCCAATGCGGCCTACTGGTTTGACACCGCCAAAGGGCAGATGCAGACCAGCAGCTATTATCTTCCCCAGCTTCCAGCGTGGGTAAAAGCTTTTAATGATCAGAAAATTCCATTCGGGTATTTTGGAAAAACCTGGGATCGGTTGCTTCCACATAGTGAATATGCGCGCTCAGACCAGGACAATGCACCCTATGAAACTGGGCTTTCAGGAGTGAAGACGTTTCCACACGTTATCAATGGCGGCGGCACGCAGGCAGGCCCCAAATTTTATGATGATTTCACCCGAACCCCCTGGGCCAACGACTATCTGGTGGATTTTGCCGAACTGGCGATTGAGAACGAACATCTGGGGGAAGACGAATATCCGGACCTGCTCTCCGTCAGTTTTTCAGCCAATGACATTATGGGGCATGCCTTTGGCCCGTACAGTCAGGAAATGCAGGACATGGTGATCCGCACCGACCGCACACTTGAACGGTTTTTTCAAATCATTGATCAGCGAGTTGGACTGGCCAATACGCTGGTGGTCTTTTCGGCTGACCACGGTGTGGCGCCGGTCCCGGAATATGCGCAGGCAAAGAAGTTAGGTGGCGGACGGGTTTCGAAAAAAGCTCTCTATGAAATCATCAGCCAGACACTCAACGGAAAATATGGTGACGCGCCCTGGATTGCCGGCAGTTCCAACGAATCAATTTACCTCAACCAGGAAGTGATCAAATCAAAGGGATTGAATCGGTTAGAGGTCGAGCGTGTGGCAGGCGAGGCCGCGATGAATATTCCAGGGGTGGCGACCTACTTTACCCGAACCCAACTGATTAACGGCCCACAACCAGCCAATGACCTCTCACAGCGAGTTGCCGCCGCGTTTAATCCACAACGAAGCGGCGACGTGTATCTGATTGCCCAGCCGTACTTTTTCTTCGAAGAAGACTATTTTCTGGCCACGACTCACGGGTCTCCATATAGTTATGACACGCACGTCCCCGTCATTTTGATGGGGAAAGGACTGCGCCCAGGTCAATACCCAGCCCTGAGTTCGCCTTCCGACATTGCACCCACGCTGGCTGAAATCCTTGGGATTGAACCTCCGAGCGGATCAGTCGGTCGGGTGCTGACCGAAGCGTTGGAACCAACTGTAGCCCCATCCAAAAAGAAAAAATAA
- a CDS encoding Fic family protein: MLPILPSYSNSYHPSSDWANQLAAKQRLWQTQVEAKGTVIEHVTAWTLNEWVLTELQFDYPDLDRDQATAWQTEADQSQPTDPIQRELVSFSQAANAVFQRANTLPTTERDALGKEDLIHSYRLVTGNPVSGWNELFRRAEAAPQVPTHQPAAPQALPVLVEMALDWFTTDSFAEMHPVEKASLFHLRMLDLQPFASHTNRLVRLLASYYLLRDGLPPLMISAENRPAYFDTLGFSFQMITQPGVELFARLLEQTLDQWLEMTK; the protein is encoded by the coding sequence ATGCTTCCGATTTTGCCAAGTTACAGTAATTCCTATCATCCTTCTTCTGATTGGGCGAACCAGTTGGCTGCCAAACAAAGGCTCTGGCAAACCCAGGTGGAGGCAAAGGGTACGGTGATTGAACACGTGACAGCCTGGACTTTGAACGAGTGGGTTTTGACTGAACTCCAGTTTGACTATCCGGATCTGGACCGTGATCAGGCAACAGCCTGGCAGACAGAAGCTGATCAATCACAACCCACCGATCCGATTCAGCGTGAACTCGTGAGTTTCTCCCAGGCGGCGAACGCTGTTTTCCAGCGGGCCAACACGCTACCAACCACTGAGCGTGATGCCCTTGGCAAGGAAGACCTGATCCATAGTTACCGCCTGGTGACTGGCAATCCAGTATCTGGCTGGAACGAACTATTTCGTCGGGCCGAAGCCGCTCCCCAGGTTCCAACTCATCAACCAGCCGCGCCTCAGGCATTACCGGTTCTGGTTGAAATGGCGCTTGACTGGTTTACAACTGACTCGTTTGCCGAAATGCACCCGGTTGAAAAGGCCAGCCTCTTCCATTTGCGGATGCTGGATTTACAGCCATTTGCCAGCCACACCAATCGGCTGGTGCGTCTTCTGGCCAGTTACTATTTGCTTCGTGACGGGTTGCCGCCCTTGATGATTTCCGCTGAAAATCGGCCAGCCTATTTTGACACCCTTGGGTTTTCATTTCAGATGATCACTCAACCCGGCGTGGAACTCTTTGCCCGACTCCTGGAGCAAACTCTGGACCAGTGGCTGGAGATGACCAAATGA